One Cardinium endosymbiont cEper1 of Encarsia pergandiella genomic region harbors:
- a CDS encoding AMP-binding protein, with protein MKQRPWIQHYPLSIPDTIDTTRYTSLVHFMEEVFEQYKDLPMCENMGKVLSFSAVNKLSKSFAAYIQEHTNLSVGSHVAVQLPNLLQYPIAVLGMLRAGLVVVNINPQYTPSEMAYQFKDAGVRAIVILENFAHKLVEILPDTSIQTIIVTKVGDMLGSIKGRVVNFAIKHIKKLVPTYQLPGAISFKEVLEKGKKSIFRPVVLKASDTAFLQYTGGTTGVSKGAVLSHGNLTANFQQLDPVLRLALKEQEERTILPLPLYHILGLCSLFAMAKLGAKCSLITNPRDIPTLIKTLRKIKPTCLIGINTLFEKLLAHKKFKKLKLPFLKLTMAGGMKTEKNVKNQWENLTGSKLIEGYGLTECSPGVSTDMIHGIHHIPLPGTFVIIADERGKEVPYGTAGELLIKGPQLSQSYWQNPIETAGAFMNGWFKTGDIATMDANGFVSIVDRKKDMINISGFNVYPNEIEQILIGHPKVLEVGAIGVTDIALKESIKVFIVKKDATLTTEEIIAYCKAKMTPYKVPKHVEFCNTLPKSPIGKVLRRLLKK; from the coding sequence ATGAAACAAAGACCTTGGATCCAACATTATCCCCTTTCCATCCCGGATACCATTGATACCACTAGATATACCTCATTGGTCCATTTCATGGAAGAAGTTTTTGAGCAATACAAAGATTTACCTATGTGCGAAAACATGGGTAAAGTATTGAGCTTTAGTGCAGTAAATAAACTGTCTAAATCTTTTGCGGCTTATATTCAGGAACATACTAATTTATCAGTAGGATCACATGTAGCAGTTCAATTACCTAATCTATTGCAATATCCGATTGCTGTATTGGGTATGTTACGTGCTGGACTAGTAGTAGTCAACATCAATCCACAGTATACGCCTTCTGAGATGGCCTACCAATTTAAAGATGCCGGTGTACGTGCAATTGTTATATTAGAAAATTTTGCCCACAAGTTGGTTGAAATTTTGCCCGATACCTCTATCCAAACCATTATTGTAACCAAAGTAGGTGATATGCTTGGTTCCATAAAAGGAAGAGTGGTTAATTTTGCAATAAAGCATATTAAAAAATTGGTACCTACTTACCAACTGCCAGGGGCCATCTCTTTCAAGGAAGTTTTAGAAAAAGGGAAAAAATCCATTTTTCGTCCGGTTGTTTTAAAAGCTTCTGATACAGCTTTTTTACAATATACTGGTGGAACCACAGGTGTATCCAAAGGGGCGGTCCTCTCCCATGGGAATCTTACGGCTAATTTCCAACAATTGGATCCTGTGTTGCGCCTTGCCTTAAAAGAACAAGAAGAACGAACCATACTTCCGCTACCACTTTATCATATTTTAGGATTATGTAGCCTATTTGCCATGGCCAAACTGGGCGCAAAGTGTTCGCTGATTACGAACCCTAGAGATATTCCAACGCTTATAAAAACATTGCGAAAAATCAAACCTACTTGTTTAATAGGTATTAATACACTGTTTGAAAAGCTATTGGCACATAAGAAATTCAAAAAACTAAAACTTCCTTTTTTAAAGCTTACCATGGCAGGTGGTATGAAAACAGAAAAAAATGTTAAAAATCAGTGGGAAAATTTGACAGGTAGTAAGCTTATAGAAGGTTATGGGCTAACGGAATGTTCGCCGGGTGTCTCGACCGATATGATCCATGGTATACATCATATACCACTCCCTGGCACATTTGTGATTATAGCGGACGAAAGGGGTAAAGAGGTGCCTTATGGAACAGCTGGTGAACTACTGATTAAAGGACCTCAACTGAGCCAATCCTATTGGCAAAACCCAATTGAAACAGCAGGTGCCTTTATGAATGGATGGTTTAAAACAGGAGATATTGCCACTATGGATGCAAATGGATTTGTATCTATTGTGGATCGTAAAAAAGATATGATCAATATTTCTGGCTTTAACGTATACCCAAATGAAATAGAGCAAATTTTAATAGGCCATCCAAAAGTGCTAGAAGTAGGTGCGATTGGCGTTACTGATATAGCGCTAAAGGAATCCATTAAAGTTTTTATTGTGAAAAAGGATGCTACCCTTACTACTGAGGAAATTATAGCCTATTGTAAAGCAAAAATGACTCCCTATAAGGTACCTAAACATGTGGAATTTTGTAATACTTTACCTAAGTCACCTATAGGTAAAGTATTAAGGAGGTTATTAAAGAAATAG
- the smpB gene encoding SsrA-binding protein SmpB, with amino-acid sequence MSGKKPPFPTKLCIKNRQAHFAYTFLDRCTAGLMLQGTEIKSIRMGKASLQEAYCYFKEGSLWIKGMHIGAYLYGNLYNHEEKRDRQLLLQKKELQQLSKNQAKGLAIIPVELFINQRGFAKLVIALARGKKLYDKRQTIKERDLKRAAPSDLAIG; translated from the coding sequence ATGTCAGGTAAGAAACCCCCATTCCCTACAAAGCTTTGCATTAAGAATAGACAGGCCCATTTTGCCTATACTTTTTTAGATAGGTGTACAGCTGGTCTTATGTTGCAAGGGACAGAAATAAAGTCTATTCGAATGGGCAAAGCCTCCCTGCAGGAAGCCTATTGTTACTTTAAAGAAGGATCTCTTTGGATAAAAGGGATGCATATAGGTGCCTATCTATATGGGAACCTCTACAATCATGAAGAAAAACGTGATCGTCAATTATTGTTGCAAAAAAAAGAATTGCAACAATTGTCCAAAAACCAAGCCAAAGGGCTTGCCATTATTCCGGTGGAATTGTTTATCAATCAACGTGGGTTTGCTAAGCTAGTGATTGCCTTAGCACGTGGTAAAAAACTATACGATAAGCGTCAAACTATTAAAGAAAGAGACTTAAAACGTGCTGCCCCATCAGACTTAGCTATTGGTTAG
- the rnhA gene encoding ribonuclease HI: protein MIDIYTDGACRGNPGPGGYGVIVKQNGDIKTFAQGYRKTTNNRMELLAVIIALEALPEGGQIVTVYSDSKYVVDAIEKGWLKNWLKIDFKAKKNPDLWKRFWMVYQKHLVHFCWIRGHAGHCENEHCDRLAVTSSYGNLLIDTYYENNR, encoded by the coding sequence ATGATTGATATTTATACAGATGGTGCTTGTAGAGGAAATCCAGGTCCAGGTGGATATGGCGTTATTGTAAAACAGAATGGTGATATAAAAACCTTTGCGCAAGGCTATAGAAAAACAACCAACAATCGAATGGAATTATTGGCGGTAATCATAGCTTTAGAAGCCCTACCAGAAGGGGGACAAATCGTTACCGTCTATTCCGACTCCAAATATGTAGTAGATGCTATAGAAAAAGGATGGCTTAAAAATTGGCTTAAAATAGATTTCAAAGCAAAAAAAAATCCTGATCTATGGAAGCGTTTTTGGATGGTCTATCAAAAGCACCTTGTTCATTTTTGTTGGATTAGGGGACATGCAGGCCACTGTGAGAATGAACATTGTGATCGCCTTGCTGTCACAAGCAGTTATGGGAATTTGCTGATAGATACCTATTATGAAAACAATAGGTAA
- a CDS encoding Ig-like domain-containing domain, whose product MMHRLISVAVQLLHLSYLWLIPIISCVAQQTPEGGPPDETPPKLIRSFPENGSLNFKGKQIRLTFDKDIAVEIRNFQIMPKLDQPKNKKAYSYTINGKTLELTLHVPLKEETTYAIHFNKAIKDRHEGTKATGDPIIFSTGAFIDPITITGKTKELLTNKPIGEVSVYLYNAARDPKEWQEKGIPDYYTTADKDGNFTIKCIRLGKYYIRATTGQNNTYKIDYEKDKYGFFKETIDLNDNREEVVIPLIASDVRPLKLLRGTPQKGFFEIVFNKAVTHYELTPLETIGAKGKPQLYSLLSEKSPKIINIYNTFGLLEGDAFKVKVKAEDALHRSLEESIAIKFKEGKAEVTKFGLSHRLSNSVRPSICADFTESILFNKPIKTFKEAGIYFEGKNQEKISLQANEWVWNDNQTKLTIRKHFTPEEICQFATKENKNASKLIDQIVTLQIEPGACTAFDQSTNKKIIQTYTLRRKEATGTISGKVETTTPYFIIELLDEKDQCVDAIRNTKKYQFRMVPPGTYKMRLLVLNEAEAEWSPGDILQNIEPNPVIFYEKEINVTEKWEVADIDFTF is encoded by the coding sequence ATGATGCATAGATTGATTTCCGTAGCTGTACAGCTGCTTCATCTCAGCTATTTATGGCTTATTCCGATTATTTCCTGTGTTGCGCAACAAACACCAGAAGGTGGTCCCCCTGATGAAACCCCTCCTAAGTTGATCCGTTCCTTTCCAGAAAATGGCTCTTTAAATTTTAAGGGTAAACAAATCCGACTTACCTTTGATAAAGATATTGCTGTTGAAATTAGGAATTTCCAGATCATGCCCAAGCTAGACCAGCCTAAAAATAAAAAAGCCTATAGCTATACCATAAATGGAAAAACGCTAGAACTTACCCTTCATGTTCCTCTAAAAGAGGAGACTACTTACGCTATTCACTTCAATAAAGCAATTAAAGATAGGCATGAAGGTACAAAAGCAACAGGTGATCCGATAATTTTTAGTACAGGTGCCTTTATAGATCCTATTACCATTACAGGTAAAACAAAAGAATTGTTAACCAATAAACCAATAGGAGAGGTAAGTGTGTATCTCTATAATGCCGCACGAGACCCCAAAGAGTGGCAGGAAAAAGGTATCCCAGATTATTATACTACTGCTGACAAAGATGGAAATTTTACCATAAAATGCATCCGCTTAGGCAAGTATTACATACGGGCTACTACTGGACAAAATAATACCTATAAAATTGATTATGAAAAAGATAAATATGGATTCTTTAAAGAAACTATTGATTTAAATGACAATCGAGAAGAAGTAGTAATTCCGCTGATTGCATCTGATGTACGTCCTTTAAAGTTGCTACGGGGAACACCCCAAAAAGGTTTTTTTGAAATAGTCTTTAACAAAGCAGTAACCCACTACGAACTGACACCCCTTGAAACCATAGGTGCAAAGGGAAAGCCGCAGCTATATAGCTTGCTTTCAGAAAAATCACCTAAAATAATCAATATATATAATACTTTTGGCCTCCTGGAAGGAGATGCTTTTAAAGTTAAGGTAAAAGCTGAGGATGCTTTGCATAGGTCATTGGAAGAAAGTATAGCCATTAAATTTAAAGAAGGAAAAGCAGAAGTTACCAAATTTGGCTTAAGCCATAGGCTGTCGAACAGCGTACGCCCTTCTATATGCGCTGATTTTACAGAATCCATCTTATTTAACAAACCGATTAAAACATTTAAAGAAGCAGGTATATACTTTGAAGGCAAAAATCAAGAGAAAATTTCACTACAAGCAAACGAATGGGTGTGGAATGACAACCAAACCAAGCTTACCATACGCAAACATTTTACACCAGAAGAGATCTGTCAGTTTGCTACAAAAGAAAATAAAAATGCAAGCAAGCTTATAGACCAAATAGTCACTTTACAGATAGAACCAGGTGCTTGCACGGCATTTGATCAATCAACCAACAAGAAGATTATACAAACCTATACACTCCGCAGAAAAGAAGCAACCGGGACTATTTCAGGAAAAGTAGAGACCACTACGCCCTATTTCATTATTGAGCTACTGGATGAAAAAGATCAATGTGTAGATGCCATTCGAAATACAAAAAAGTATCAATTTAGAATGGTTCCACCTGGTACCTATAAAATGCGCTTATTGGTACTGAATGAAGCAGAAGCGGAGTGGTCTCCTGGAGACATCCTTCAAAACATTGAGCCAAATCCTGTAATTTTTTACGAAAAAGAAATTAACGTGACAGAGAAATGGGAAGTAGCCGATATTGATTTTACCTTTTAA
- a CDS encoding glycine--tRNA ligase: MSTIDSALNQSNHSFKELIAHAQAYGFIYPSSEIYDGLQSIYDYGPYGVALKRNLQNFWWQSMTQWHQNIVGIDAAIMMDPTTWKASGHIDGFTDPMVDNKDSQKRYRVDLLIEEHAAQLVAQGKSAEAKVLITQMEGCLQTADLSGLDQLLQAFTIVCPLSKTAHWTPVRQFNLMFATRMGAQNDATTIYLRPETAQGIFVNFLNVQKTARMKIPFGIAQVGKAFRNEIVARQFTFRMREFEQMEMQFFIQPGTEKKWFDYWQETRTHWYGRLGINPQKIHIHPHKQLAHYAAAAVDIEYAFPFGFKEVEGIHSRTDFDLKSHAYHAKKKLQYFDPDTKKSYIPYVIETSVGLDRLVLMLLSNGLEKENHLTNGPEKTSRTYLKFPPPLAPVKAAIFPLVQKDGLAEKALALFDELKYDFRVVYEATQSIGKRYTRQDLIGTPYCITIDYQTLEDETVTIRERDSMAQYRIQMAEIAHHLHTKTAIKSLLLPLKN, encoded by the coding sequence ATGTCTACTATAGATAGTGCTTTGAACCAATCCAATCATAGCTTTAAAGAATTGATTGCGCATGCACAAGCTTATGGATTTATTTACCCGTCTAGTGAAATTTATGATGGTTTACAGTCCATTTATGATTATGGTCCTTATGGCGTGGCATTAAAACGGAATCTACAAAACTTTTGGTGGCAAAGCATGACCCAATGGCATCAAAATATTGTAGGGATTGATGCAGCCATTATGATGGATCCTACTACTTGGAAAGCCTCCGGTCATATAGATGGTTTTACAGACCCAATGGTAGACAATAAAGACTCCCAAAAGCGCTACCGTGTCGATCTACTGATAGAGGAACATGCTGCGCAATTGGTTGCCCAAGGAAAGTCGGCTGAAGCAAAAGTCCTAATCACGCAGATGGAAGGCTGTTTACAAACGGCTGACCTATCTGGGTTAGATCAACTGCTGCAAGCCTTTACGATTGTATGCCCCCTATCTAAGACCGCTCATTGGACCCCTGTGCGTCAATTTAATCTTATGTTTGCTACGCGGATGGGTGCACAAAATGATGCTACGACCATCTATTTACGACCAGAAACGGCGCAAGGTATTTTTGTAAACTTTTTGAATGTTCAAAAAACAGCACGGATGAAAATTCCCTTTGGGATTGCCCAAGTGGGTAAAGCCTTTCGCAATGAGATTGTAGCCCGTCAATTTACGTTCCGTATGCGTGAGTTTGAGCAAATGGAAATGCAATTTTTTATCCAACCTGGAACAGAAAAAAAATGGTTTGACTATTGGCAAGAAACCCGTACGCATTGGTATGGCCGCCTGGGTATCAATCCGCAAAAGATCCATATACATCCCCATAAGCAACTGGCCCATTATGCAGCCGCTGCAGTGGATATCGAATATGCTTTCCCATTTGGCTTTAAAGAGGTAGAAGGCATTCACTCGAGAACAGACTTTGACCTAAAGAGCCATGCATACCATGCTAAAAAGAAATTACAATACTTCGATCCTGATACCAAAAAGAGTTACATACCCTACGTTATAGAGACGTCTGTAGGCCTTGACCGATTGGTTTTAATGCTATTGAGTAATGGTTTAGAAAAAGAGAACCATTTAACAAATGGACCAGAAAAGACCAGCAGAACCTATTTAAAATTTCCACCTCCATTGGCACCTGTTAAAGCAGCTATTTTTCCACTGGTACAAAAGGATGGATTGGCTGAAAAAGCGCTAGCATTGTTTGATGAGTTGAAATATGATTTTCGCGTTGTATATGAAGCTACCCAATCTATTGGCAAGCGGTATACCCGACAAGATCTTATCGGTACACCTTATTGTATTACAATTGATTACCAGACATTAGAAGATGAAACCGTTACCATACGTGAACGTGATTCTATGGCACAATACCGGATCCAGATGGCTGAAATAGCCCATCACTTACATACCAAAACGGCTATAAAATCACTCCTATTACCACTAAAAAACTAG
- a CDS encoding UDP-2,3-diacylglucosamine diphosphatase: MIHIPKIEKKIFFISDVHLPLRPSGINRPPKREDKIIAWLEAIKPQAQALFLLGDIFDFWFEYKYLVPKGAIRFQATLGAFYKAGIPVYFFLGNHDGWSIDYLTQECGVQLFRKPASITLSDKRFLVGHGDTINPTTRYKLLHRLYHSDWLQFFVRMLPADWIYGTIDWYFTKKKGRLPCCKHMNDAPSFFEKKDPIFQYCKDRIEPFNHHEFYIFGHTHCPYIKALNDSSSYCNLGDWVSHDTYACFDGVALSLHKF; the protein is encoded by the coding sequence TTGATACACATACCTAAAATAGAGAAAAAAATTTTTTTTATATCCGATGTACATTTACCACTTCGCCCGAGTGGTATAAATCGTCCTCCTAAACGAGAGGATAAAATAATAGCTTGGCTAGAGGCTATTAAGCCACAAGCACAAGCACTATTTTTACTGGGCGATATTTTTGATTTTTGGTTTGAATATAAATATCTTGTGCCCAAAGGGGCGATTCGATTTCAAGCAACACTTGGGGCATTTTATAAAGCAGGCATACCTGTCTATTTTTTTTTAGGAAACCATGATGGTTGGTCTATAGACTACCTTACACAAGAATGTGGGGTACAGTTGTTTAGGAAACCAGCATCCATTACGCTTTCTGATAAGCGATTTTTAGTTGGTCATGGTGATACGATTAACCCTACTACACGTTATAAGCTATTGCACAGATTATATCATAGTGATTGGCTCCAATTTTTTGTGCGAATGTTACCAGCTGATTGGATATACGGCACCATAGATTGGTATTTTACAAAAAAAAAAGGTAGATTGCCCTGTTGCAAACATATGAATGATGCGCCTTCTTTTTTCGAAAAAAAGGACCCTATATTTCAGTATTGCAAGGATCGAATAGAACCTTTTAATCACCACGAATTTTATATATTTGGTCATACACATTGTCCATATATAAAGGCGTTAAACGATTCAAGCAGCTATTGTAATTTGGGAGATTGGGTTTCGCATGATACCTATGCTTGCTTTGATGGCGTAGCGCTTTCATTGCATAAATTTTAA